A genomic window from Pseudoalteromonas piratica includes:
- a CDS encoding type II secretion system F family protein: protein MKFEYIGYGGSGGKVKGTVDAEDKKQAITVLANDQITVVKIKPFSESNVSNKRSKRLSTDELEFFTNQLSMLLKNKLKIDKALNLLKKTANKPNVIHLVDTILADVKNGKLLSLALEDTKQFDALYINLIRVGEESGNLSIVMQGLANDLKFRAELAKKVKQATAYPMMILGFCFFAILFIFNFIIPRMSVMFEDAKELPVYTEILLSVTSFVLQYQFLLIIGVPLFVFILISMAKQNESVNRFIETFMLTAPAIKRFSAQVESLKFSGSMELCLENGVLLERALELSVNSMSFSSNQKKLYASLVKVKSGGSLVNSLENTHILDDVQLGLLEVGEESGDLVSVFKEITSRTRTEFEQAVNKFTSLLEPLLIMIMGLIVGSIVVVMLMSIISVQDVGL, encoded by the coding sequence GTGAAATTCGAATACATAGGCTACGGTGGCTCAGGCGGAAAAGTTAAAGGTACCGTAGATGCAGAAGATAAAAAGCAAGCAATTACGGTTCTGGCAAATGATCAAATAACTGTAGTAAAGATTAAACCATTCTCTGAATCAAATGTATCAAACAAACGAAGTAAAAGGCTTTCCACAGATGAGTTAGAGTTTTTTACGAATCAATTGTCAATGCTACTGAAAAATAAGCTGAAGATTGATAAGGCTCTGAATTTACTAAAAAAAACAGCCAATAAGCCCAATGTAATTCACTTGGTAGATACGATCTTAGCTGATGTTAAAAATGGTAAATTACTTTCATTAGCTTTGGAAGATACAAAACAATTTGATGCGCTGTACATCAATTTGATTCGCGTTGGAGAAGAAAGTGGTAATTTGTCGATAGTAATGCAAGGGTTAGCAAATGATTTAAAGTTTAGAGCCGAGCTAGCTAAGAAAGTTAAACAAGCTACAGCTTACCCAATGATGATATTGGGATTTTGTTTTTTCGCTATTTTATTTATTTTTAACTTTATCATACCTAGGATGAGTGTGATGTTTGAAGATGCGAAAGAGCTACCTGTGTATACAGAAATATTACTTTCAGTTACTAGTTTTGTTTTGCAGTATCAGTTTTTACTTATTATAGGTGTGCCTTTATTCGTTTTTATTTTGATTTCAATGGCGAAACAAAATGAGTCGGTCAATCGCTTTATCGAAACGTTTATGTTGACTGCACCTGCTATCAAACGTTTTTCGGCTCAAGTGGAAAGTTTGAAGTTTAGTGGTTCTATGGAATTGTGCTTAGAAAATGGAGTGCTACTTGAGCGAGCTCTAGAGTTATCAGTCAACAGCATGTCTTTTTCGAGTAACCAGAAAAAGCTATATGCTTCTTTAGTAAAAGTTAAATCTGGAGGTTCATTAGTGAATTCTTTGGAGAATACACACATATTAGATGATGTGCAGTTAGGTTTGTTAGAGGTTGGTGAAGAGAGTGGTGATTTAGTTTCTGTATTCAAGGAAATTACAAGCCGTACAAGGACTGAATTTGAGCAAGCAGTGAACAAGTTTACATCTCTTTTGGAACCGCTGTTGATAATGATAATGGGCTTAATC